Proteins encoded in a region of the Populus nigra chromosome 3, ddPopNigr1.1, whole genome shotgun sequence genome:
- the LOC133688417 gene encoding protein STRICTOSIDINE SYNTHASE-LIKE 2-like isoform X2 translates to MYINSSLFNNKKNSSFPITMASKILFTAIALLLSTLAIVIFSSETSNIEPLSSARARQLKKVPIVGAFGPESFAFDSLGKGPYASLSDGRIVKWQGNRKGWTDFAVASPNRDGCGGPRDHQHTEHICGRPLGLCFDESHGDLYIADAYMGLLRVGTQGGLATKIVTHAQGIPLRFTNGLDIDQSSGAIYFTDSSSQYQRRQYLSVVLSGDKSGRLMKYDPVNKQVRVLLSNLTFPNGVALSKDGNFILLAETTRCRILRYWIKTSKAGTVEVFAQLQGFPDNIKRSPRGGYWVGINSRREKLSELLFSYPWIGNVLLKLPLDIAMLQSTLSKYRGSGLAVRLSENGDILEVFEDDDGDGLKSISEVMEKDGRLWIGSIALPFAGRYRI, encoded by the exons atgtATATAAATTCTTCTCtctttaacaacaaaaaaaattcctccTTTCCCATAACCATGGCTTCCAAAATCTTGTTCACGGCCATAGCTCTTCTTCTCTCCACCTTAGccattgttattttttcctcCGAAACATCCAATATAGAACCTCTTTCCAGTGCCAGAGCTAGACAACTCAAAAAGGTTCCGATTGTGGGTGCTTTTGGGCCTGAAAGCTTTGCATTTGATTCGCTTGGCAAGGGTCCCTATGCCAGTTTATCGGACGGCAGGATAGTGAAATGGCAGGGAAATAGAAAGGGATGGACAGATTTTGCTGTGGCTTCTCCAAATAG GGACGGCTGTGGAGGGCCACGTGATCACCAACACACGGAGCACATTTGCGGGCGTCCATTAGGTTTGTGCTTCGACGAATCACACGGTGATCTGTACATTGCTGATGCTTACATGGGATTACTTAGGGTGGGGACCCAAGGTGGCTTGGCCACCAAGATCGTGACACATGCACAAGGAATTCCCTTGAGATTCACTAATGGTTTGGACATAGACCAATCAAGTGGTGCCATTTATTTTACCGATAGTAGCTCACAGTATCAAAGAAG GCAATATCTCTCAGTGGTATTGAGTGGGGATAAATCAGGAAGACTTATGAAATATGATCCAGTAAACAAACAAGTGAGAGTTCTTCTCAGCAACCTCACGTTTCCAAATGGAGTAGCTCTAAGCAAAGATGGCAACTTCATTTTATTAGCTGAGACCACCAGATGTAGAATTTTAAGGTATTGGATAAAAACGTCGAAAGCTGGAACTGTCGAAGTCTTTGCTCAACTACAGGGTTTCCCGGATAACATAAAAAGGAGCCCTAGAGGAGGATACTGGGTTGGTATAAATTCAAGGAGAGAGAAGCTTTCTGAGTTGTTATTTTCATATCCATGGATAGGGAATGTTCTGCTTAAGCTTCCACTCGACATAGCGATGCTCCAATCAACTCTGTCCAAGTATAGAGGGAGTGGCTTGGCAGTGAGGTTGAGTGAGAATGGTGACATACTGGAAGTGTTCGAAGACGACGACGGAGATGGGTTGAAGTCTATAAGTGAGGTCATGGAGAAAGATGGGAGATTATGGATAGGGTCGATAGCTTTACCTTTTGCTGGAAGGTATAGGATATGA
- the LOC133688217 gene encoding uncharacterized protein LOC133688217 isoform X2 codes for MSSGPVRRVSPKDIQVVQNLIERCLQLYMNQNEVVETLLAQAKIEPGFTELVWQKLEEENREFFRAYYLRLKVKQQIEEFNKLLVQQAHLMRDLNSTGVVSMPTSNGSHIPSMHQNTACYGPDHTGPALKPESMHHPIGSSLTNAYTNGGSSLHSSMHAAVEIAARSRRIDAPPNMLSMQSSNIGLLQGMNGGMIKSEAGYSGTSPYMFGADGNVLEARQSIADASVASFSSVESSSQALNESILDADTSSFGFLSQIPRNFSLSDLTADFTQSSEILENYPRSPYLAADNDNFPDSQEREQPEGWTLYQKA; via the exons GTGCAAAATCTCATTGAGCGGTGTCTTCAACTGTACATGAACCAGAATGAAGTTGTTGAAACATTGTTAGCTCAAGCAAAGATTGAGCCTGGTTTCACTGAACTTG TTTGGCAAAAGCTTGAAGAAGAGAATCGGGAATTCTTCAGGGCTTATTATCTGAGGTTGAAGGTAAAGCAACAAATAGAGGAATTCAACAAGCTGCTTGTGCAGCAGGCACACTTGATGCGTGACCTGAATTCAACTGGAGTTGTTTCAATGCCTACTTCTAATGGATCTCATATCCCATCAA TGCACCAGAATACTGCATGCTATGGTCCAGATCATACAGGACCAGCCTTGAAGCCAGAGAGCATGCATCACCCCATTGGCTCCAGTTTGACTAATGCATACACTAATGGTGGATCATCATTGCACTCAAGCATGCATGCTGCTGTTGAAATAGCTGCCCGTTCCAGAAGAATTGATGCACCACCAAACATGCTTTCAATGCAGAGCTCAAACATAGGTCTGCTGCAAGGAATGAATGGGGGAATGATCAAATCAGAAGCTGGTTATTCGGGTACTTCTCCCTACATGTTTGGTGCTGATGGAAATGTCCTAGAAGCACGCCAATCGATTGCGGATGCATCTGTTGCATCATTCAGTAGTGTAGAGTCCAGTTCACAAGCCTTGAATGAGTCTATTCTGGATGCAGACACCTCTTCATTTGGATTTTTGAGTCAGATTCCTCGAAATTTCAGTCTTTCAGATCTGACAGCTGATTTTACTCAGAGTTCAG AAATATTGGAGAACTACCCAAGATCACCCTATCTAGCAGCAGACAATGATAACTTCCCAGATTCTCAAGAAAGAGAACAACcag AAGGCTGGACACTATATCAGAAGGCATGA
- the LOC133688417 gene encoding protein STRICTOSIDINE SYNTHASE-LIKE 2-like isoform X1: protein MAMSSKLFLTATIIALTSSLIAINHEFLYQRPSVVEKISSGREWEALQLEGAIGPESFAFHPLARGPYAGISDGRVVKWEEHERRWINFSFASQERGPYASLSDGRIVKWQGNRKGWTDFAVASPNRDGCGGPRDHQHTEHICGRPLGLCFDESHGDLYIADAYMGLLRVGTQGGLATKIVTHAQGIPLRFTNGLDIDQSSGAIYFTDSSSQYQRRQYLSVVLSGDKSGRLMKYDPVNKQVRVLLSNLTFPNGVALSKDGNFILLAETTRCRILRYWIKTSKAGTVEVFAQLQGFPDNIKRSPRGGYWVGINSRREKLSELLFSYPWIGNVLLKLPLDIAMLQSTLSKYRGSGLAVRLSENGDILEVFEDDDGDGLKSISEVMEKDGRLWIGSIALPFAGRYRI, encoded by the exons ATGGCCATGAGCTCAAAGCTATTCTTAACAGCAACTATCATAGCTCTAACCTCTTCCTTAATTGCAATTAATCATGAGTTTTTGTATCAACGTCCATCCGTTGTAGAAAAGATTTCTAGTGGTAGGGAATGGGAAGCTCTTCAACTTGAGGGTGCAATCGGGCCTGAAAGTTTTGCATTCCACCCGCTTGCCCGGGGTCCCTACGCCGGAATATCTGACGGTCGAGTCGTCAAGTGGGAAGAACATGAAAGGCGCTGGATCAATTTTTCCTTTGCTTCTCAAGAGAG GGGTCCCTATGCCAGTTTATCGGACGGCAGGATAGTGAAATGGCAGGGAAATAGAAAGGGATGGACAGATTTTGCTGTGGCTTCTCCAAATAG GGACGGCTGTGGAGGGCCACGTGATCACCAACACACGGAGCACATTTGCGGGCGTCCATTAGGTTTGTGCTTCGACGAATCACACGGTGATCTGTACATTGCTGATGCTTACATGGGATTACTTAGGGTGGGGACCCAAGGTGGCTTGGCCACCAAGATCGTGACACATGCACAAGGAATTCCCTTGAGATTCACTAATGGTTTGGACATAGACCAATCAAGTGGTGCCATTTATTTTACCGATAGTAGCTCACAGTATCAAAGAAG GCAATATCTCTCAGTGGTATTGAGTGGGGATAAATCAGGAAGACTTATGAAATATGATCCAGTAAACAAACAAGTGAGAGTTCTTCTCAGCAACCTCACGTTTCCAAATGGAGTAGCTCTAAGCAAAGATGGCAACTTCATTTTATTAGCTGAGACCACCAGATGTAGAATTTTAAGGTATTGGATAAAAACGTCGAAAGCTGGAACTGTCGAAGTCTTTGCTCAACTACAGGGTTTCCCGGATAACATAAAAAGGAGCCCTAGAGGAGGATACTGGGTTGGTATAAATTCAAGGAGAGAGAAGCTTTCTGAGTTGTTATTTTCATATCCATGGATAGGGAATGTTCTGCTTAAGCTTCCACTCGACATAGCGATGCTCCAATCAACTCTGTCCAAGTATAGAGGGAGTGGCTTGGCAGTGAGGTTGAGTGAGAATGGTGACATACTGGAAGTGTTCGAAGACGACGACGGAGATGGGTTGAAGTCTATAAGTGAGGTCATGGAGAAAGATGGGAGATTATGGATAGGGTCGATAGCTTTACCTTTTGCTGGAAGGTATAGGATATGA
- the LOC133688417 gene encoding protein STRICTOSIDINE SYNTHASE-LIKE 2-like isoform X3 — MAMSSKLFLTATIIALTSSLIAINHEFLYQRPSVVEKISSGREWEALQLEGAIGPESFAFHPLARGPYAGISDGRVVKWEEHERRWINFSFASQERDGCGGPRDHQHTEHICGRPLGLCFDESHGDLYIADAYMGLLRVGTQGGLATKIVTHAQGIPLRFTNGLDIDQSSGAIYFTDSSSQYQRRQYLSVVLSGDKSGRLMKYDPVNKQVRVLLSNLTFPNGVALSKDGNFILLAETTRCRILRYWIKTSKAGTVEVFAQLQGFPDNIKRSPRGGYWVGINSRREKLSELLFSYPWIGNVLLKLPLDIAMLQSTLSKYRGSGLAVRLSENGDILEVFEDDDGDGLKSISEVMEKDGRLWIGSIALPFAGRYRI; from the exons ATGGCCATGAGCTCAAAGCTATTCTTAACAGCAACTATCATAGCTCTAACCTCTTCCTTAATTGCAATTAATCATGAGTTTTTGTATCAACGTCCATCCGTTGTAGAAAAGATTTCTAGTGGTAGGGAATGGGAAGCTCTTCAACTTGAGGGTGCAATCGGGCCTGAAAGTTTTGCATTCCACCCGCTTGCCCGGGGTCCCTACGCCGGAATATCTGACGGTCGAGTCGTCAAGTGGGAAGAACATGAAAGGCGCTGGATCAATTTTTCCTTTGCTTCTCAAGAGAG GGACGGCTGTGGAGGGCCACGTGATCACCAACACACGGAGCACATTTGCGGGCGTCCATTAGGTTTGTGCTTCGACGAATCACACGGTGATCTGTACATTGCTGATGCTTACATGGGATTACTTAGGGTGGGGACCCAAGGTGGCTTGGCCACCAAGATCGTGACACATGCACAAGGAATTCCCTTGAGATTCACTAATGGTTTGGACATAGACCAATCAAGTGGTGCCATTTATTTTACCGATAGTAGCTCACAGTATCAAAGAAG GCAATATCTCTCAGTGGTATTGAGTGGGGATAAATCAGGAAGACTTATGAAATATGATCCAGTAAACAAACAAGTGAGAGTTCTTCTCAGCAACCTCACGTTTCCAAATGGAGTAGCTCTAAGCAAAGATGGCAACTTCATTTTATTAGCTGAGACCACCAGATGTAGAATTTTAAGGTATTGGATAAAAACGTCGAAAGCTGGAACTGTCGAAGTCTTTGCTCAACTACAGGGTTTCCCGGATAACATAAAAAGGAGCCCTAGAGGAGGATACTGGGTTGGTATAAATTCAAGGAGAGAGAAGCTTTCTGAGTTGTTATTTTCATATCCATGGATAGGGAATGTTCTGCTTAAGCTTCCACTCGACATAGCGATGCTCCAATCAACTCTGTCCAAGTATAGAGGGAGTGGCTTGGCAGTGAGGTTGAGTGAGAATGGTGACATACTGGAAGTGTTCGAAGACGACGACGGAGATGGGTTGAAGTCTATAAGTGAGGTCATGGAGAAAGATGGGAGATTATGGATAGGGTCGATAGCTTTACCTTTTGCTGGAAGGTATAGGATATGA
- the LOC133687873 gene encoding two-component response regulator ARR8-like, protein MAITGDSHSQFHVLAVDDSMIDRKLIERLLKTSSYQVTAVDSGSKALKFLGLHEEDDQSNPDTVPSVSPNDHREVEVNLIITDYCMPGMTGYDLLKKVKESSSLRDIPVVIMSSENVPSRITRCLEEGAEEFFLKPVRLADLNRLKPHMMKTKIKNEKQEDQEKLEKSEIQSEQQQQPPPQPQPQPQPQPSPLLQQPNNNKRKAMEEGLSPDRTRPRYNGITTMV, encoded by the exons ATGGCAATAACGGGAGATTCACACTCACAGTTTCATGTTTTAGCTGTTGACGACAGCATGATAGATAGAAAGCTGATTGAGAGGCTCCTCAAGACATCATCATATCAAG TTACTGCAGTTGATTCTGGTAGTAAAGCTTTAAAATTTCTGGGATTACATGAAGAAGATGACCAGAGCAACCCAGATACAGTACCTTCTGTTTCTCCTAACGATCATCGG GAAGTGGAAGTGAATCTTATCATTACAGATTACTGTATGCCCGGCATGACAGGCTATGATTTGCTCAAGAAAGTAAAG GAATCGTCATCTCTCAGGGACATACCTGTGGTCATCATGTCATCTGAAAATGTCCCTTCAAGGATCACCAG ATGTTTAGAGGAAGGAGCAGAGGAATTTTTCTTGAAGCCAGTACGACTAGCTGATTTGAATAGGCTTAAACCTCACATgatgaaaaccaaaattaagaACGAAAAACAAGAAGATCAAGAAAAGCTTGAAAAATCAGAAATTCAGTCAGAACAGCAGCAACAGCCACCGCCACAGCCACAGCCACAGCCACAGCCACAGCCATCACCACTACTACAACAACCCAACAATAACAAAAGGAAAGCTATGGAAGAAGGGCTTTCACCAGATAGAACTAGACCTAGATACAATGGCATTACTACCATGGTCTGA
- the LOC133688217 gene encoding uncharacterized protein LOC133688217 isoform X1 yields the protein MSSGPVRRVSPKDIQVVQNLIERCLQLYMNQNEVVETLLAQAKIEPGFTELVWQKLEEENREFFRAYYLRLKVKQQIEEFNKLLVQQAHLMRDLNSTGVVSMPTSNGSHIPSMHQNTACYGPDHTGPALKPESMHHPIGSSLTNAYTNGGSSLHSSMHAAVEIAARSRRIDAPPNMLSMQSSNIGLLQGMNGGMIKSEAGYSGTSPYMFGADGNVLEARQSIADASVASFSSVESSSQALNESILDADTSSFGFLSQIPRNFSLSDLTADFTQSSEILENYPRSPYLAADNDNFPDSQEREQPGDNRRLDTISEGMSYDDFGSE from the exons GTGCAAAATCTCATTGAGCGGTGTCTTCAACTGTACATGAACCAGAATGAAGTTGTTGAAACATTGTTAGCTCAAGCAAAGATTGAGCCTGGTTTCACTGAACTTG TTTGGCAAAAGCTTGAAGAAGAGAATCGGGAATTCTTCAGGGCTTATTATCTGAGGTTGAAGGTAAAGCAACAAATAGAGGAATTCAACAAGCTGCTTGTGCAGCAGGCACACTTGATGCGTGACCTGAATTCAACTGGAGTTGTTTCAATGCCTACTTCTAATGGATCTCATATCCCATCAA TGCACCAGAATACTGCATGCTATGGTCCAGATCATACAGGACCAGCCTTGAAGCCAGAGAGCATGCATCACCCCATTGGCTCCAGTTTGACTAATGCATACACTAATGGTGGATCATCATTGCACTCAAGCATGCATGCTGCTGTTGAAATAGCTGCCCGTTCCAGAAGAATTGATGCACCACCAAACATGCTTTCAATGCAGAGCTCAAACATAGGTCTGCTGCAAGGAATGAATGGGGGAATGATCAAATCAGAAGCTGGTTATTCGGGTACTTCTCCCTACATGTTTGGTGCTGATGGAAATGTCCTAGAAGCACGCCAATCGATTGCGGATGCATCTGTTGCATCATTCAGTAGTGTAGAGTCCAGTTCACAAGCCTTGAATGAGTCTATTCTGGATGCAGACACCTCTTCATTTGGATTTTTGAGTCAGATTCCTCGAAATTTCAGTCTTTCAGATCTGACAGCTGATTTTACTCAGAGTTCAG AAATATTGGAGAACTACCCAAGATCACCCTATCTAGCAGCAGACAATGATAACTTCCCAGATTCTCAAGAAAGAGAACAACcag GAGACAACAGAAGGCTGGACACTATATCAGAAGGCATGAGTTATGATGATTTTGGAAGTGAATAA